Proteins from a genomic interval of Zingiber officinale cultivar Zhangliang chromosome 2A, Zo_v1.1, whole genome shotgun sequence:
- the LOC122041176 gene encoding peptide-N4-(N-acetyl-beta-glucosaminyl)asparagine amidase A-like has protein sequence MGGASPRLLLLFLLLHVNLLTARLHRAKLTPADEEQPSLAATPPRDLPPFSPTTFFEVTKPAPLPPASAPACSALLLQHDFGYTYGRPPVTAAYRPSCARLRRGRAPSHVVLQWSASSQGRQFDRIFGVWLGGVELLRSCTAEPRPNGIVWTVRKDVTRYAALFVRPQTLAVYLGNLVDNTYTGVYHVNVSLHFYFDSSHGPRRAADYHAPGFSTPADLVLPLSRSLPLNDGLWFLIQNSTDVQSTKLAIPVNTYRAVLEVYVSFHSADEFWYTNPPNVYLSENNITYLPGNGAFREVIASLDGEVLGAIWPFTVIYTGGVNPLLWRPISGIGSFDLPSYDIEITPFLGKVLDGKLHEYGFSVTDALNVWFIDANLHLWLDRQSSYTSGSLIAYEAPSYAPSLYSQFEGLDGEFKTIASRYISSTGWVNSSYGEITTHFFQKLEFGNLMVFSGNGSNQMINQTIDFEYGINTKHPSSVLYSEHVLRSFPLYLYTGTTDQVNDTYTEVANLSIGFDENRFSGQKFGFAYSSLKNLQTASGYMKVKGNLVQSGLGSTQQVYTYESTDGCYFRNVSSSNYTILYDNSNDSCTKSLPLGKQFGTG, from the coding sequence ATGGGCGGCGCCTCTCCTCGcctcctccttctcttcctcctactCCACGTCAACCTCCTAACTGCCCGTCTCCACAGAGCAAAGCTCACCCCCGCGGACGAGGAGCAGCCCTCCCTAGCGGCGACGCCGCCCCGCGATCTCCCTCCCTTCTCACCCACAACCTTCTTCGAGGTCACCAAGCCCGCCCCCCTCCCTCCCGCCTCCGCCCCCGCCTGCTCCGCCCTCCTCCTCCAGCACGACTTCGGGTACACCTACGGCCGGCCTCCCGTCACCGCCGCCTACCGCCCTTCCTGCGCCCGCCTCCGCCGCGGCCGCGCCCCTTCCCACGTCGTCCTCCAGTGGTCCGCCTCCTCGCAGGGCCGTCAGTTCGACCGCATATTCGGCGTCTGGCTCGGCGGCGTCGAGCTCCTCCGAAGCTGTACCGCTGAGCCCCGCCCCAATGGTATTGTCTGGACCGTCCGCAAGGATGTCACCCGCTACGCCGCACTCTTTGTCCGGCCCCAAACCCTCGCGGTCTACCTCGGCAATCTCGTCGACAACACCTACACCGGCGTCTACCACGTCAATGTCTCCCTCCATTTCTACTTCGATTCCTCGCACGGACCCCGCCGCGCTGCTGACTACCATGCTCCCGGGTTCTCCACCCCGGCGGATCTGGTTCTCCCTCTCTCCCGGAGCCTTCCGCTGAACGATGGCTTGTGGTTCTTGATCCAGAACTCAACGGATGTCCAATCGACAAAGCTCGCCATCCCGGTGAACACCTACCGAGCAGTTCTCGAGGTGTATGTGTCCTTCCACTCGGCAGATGAGTTCTGGTACACCAATCCCCCCAATGTCTACCTATCCGAGAACAACATCACCTATCTCCCAGGAAATGGGGCATTCAGGGAAGTCATAGCCAGTCTAGACGGCGAAGTCCTCGGCGCCATCTGGCCGTTCACTGTGATCTACACCGGCGGAGTCAACCCCCTACTGTGGAGGCCCATTTCCGGCATAGGATCGTTTGATCTCCCCTCTTATGACATCGAGATCACCCCCTTCTTGGGGAAGGTTTTGGACGGGAAGCTTCATGAATATGGTTTCAGTGTCACTGATGCTTTGAATGTGTGGTTCATCGATGCCAATTTGCATCTCTGGTTGGACAGGCAGAGCTCATATACTTCAGGAAGCCTGATCGCGTATGAAGCACCAAGCTATGCACCATCACTTTATTCCCAGTTTGAGGGACTTGATGGGGAGTTTAAGACGATCGCAAGCAGGTACATTTCCTCAACCGGATGGGTGAATTCTTCTTACGGGGAAATCACCACCCATTTCTTCCAAAAACTTGAATTTGGTAATTTGATGGTGTTCTCTGGGAATGGAAGCAACCAAATGATCAATCAGACTATAGATTTTGAATATGGTATTAACACCAAGCATCCGTCTTCTGTCTTGTACTCTGAACACGTTCTTCGAAGCTTTCCGCTGTATCTGTACACAGGGACTACCGACCAAGTGAATGATACTTACACTGAGGTTGCAAATTTATCTATAGGGTTTGATGAGAACAGATTCTCAGGGCAGAAATTTGGGTTTGCATACAGCTCCTTAAAGAATTTGCAGACCGCCAGCGGTTACATGAAGGTGAAGGGAAACTTGGTGCAGAGTGGTCTGGGCAGCACTCAGCAAGTGTACACGTATGAGAGCACAGACGGTTGCTACTTTAGGAACGTGAGCAGCAGTAATTATACAATTCTGTATGACAATTCAAATGATTCTTGCACGAAGAGCTTACCATTAGGCAAGCAGTTCGGCACCGGATAA
- the LOC122041177 gene encoding low-temperature-induced cysteine proteinase-like has translation MQSRTTTNALVSFLFLFLFLWAIPVWCSLPSEFSIAGYDPGSNTTGRALELFEEWRMVHRRVYRDPAEKARGLENFLINIEYVLSRNARKTAHSLSHAVGLNRFADLSNEEFKAKYLSRIPRVREKRRSRVERNDVDSATLSCEAPRSLDWRKKGAVTAVKDQGDCGCCWAFSSTGAIEGINAIATGDLVSLSEQELVDCDTANEGCEGGYMDYAFEWVISNEGINTESNYPYTGQDGTCNTEKEKIKVVTIDEYKDVAESENALLCAVVQQPISVGIDGSSLDFQLYTGGIYDGDCSSNPDDIDHAVLIVGYGSQGGVDYWIVKNSWGTRWGIKGYIYIKRNTDLAYGVCAINAMASYPTKQSTSPSPSPFPSPAVPTPSPSLPPPPPPPPPPPSPTPVQCGDMSYCSSEETCCCIFELGKYCLLYGCCGYQNAVCCTGTAYCCPHDYPICDVADRLCLKNNGDSLGIAAKKLKLAKHKLPWTEFERETNYQHLPQESNEFEASS, from the exons ATGCAATCTCGCACCACCACAAACGCTCTTGTTTCATTCCTATTCCTGTTCTTGTTCCTCTGGGCGATCCCAGTTTGGTGCTCTCTCCCCAGTGAATTCTCCATTGCAGGATATGACCCTGGTTCCAACACAACAGGACGCGCTCTTGAGCTCTTTGAGGAGTGGCGGATGGTGCATCGCAGAGTCTACAGGGACCCTGCTGAGAAAGCTCGGGGATTAGAGAATTTTCTCATTAACATAGAATATGTTCTTAGCCGGAACGCAAGAAAAACAGCTCATTCCCTGAGTCATGCAGTTGGGCTCAACAGGTTTGCTGATTTGAGCAACGAGGAGTTCAAGGCCAAGTACCTGAGCAGGATACCGCGGGTTAGAGAAAAGAGGCGAAGCAGGGTTGAACGCAATGATGTGGATTCGGCAACATTGAGCTGCGAGGCACCTAGATCACTGGATTGGAGGAAGAAAGGAGCAGTCACTGCAGTTAAAGATCAGGGAGATTGCG GTTGCTGCTGGGCATTCTCTTCAACAGGGGCAATAGAAGGTATAAATGCAATAGCTACAGGAGATCTTGTCAGCCTCTCGGAACAAGAGCTTGTTGACTGTGATACAGCAAATGAAGGTTGTGAGGGAGGTTACATGGATTATGCATTTGAATGGGTAATAAGCAACGAGGGAATAAACACTGAATCAAACTACCCTTACACTGGTCAGGATGGGACATGTAACACTGAGAAG GAGAAAATCAAAGTGGTGACGATCGATGAGTACAAAGATGTAGCTGAAAGTGAAAATGCTCTCCTGTGTGCTGTTGTTCAACAACCTATCAGTGTGGGAATTGATGGTTCATCATTAGATTTTCAGCTGTACACAGGA GGCATCTATGATGGAGACTGCTCCAGCAATCCGGACGACATTGATCATGCAGTACTAATTGTTGGCTATGGATCACAAGGGGGTGTTGATTACTGGATCGTGAAAAACTCATGGGGCACAAGGTGGGGAATTAAAGGGTATATCTACATAAAAAGGAACACAGATTTAGCTTATGGTGTTTGTGCAATAAATGCAATGGCTTCCTACCCAACCAAACAATCTACATCACCATCACCATCACCATTTCCATCACCTGCTGTGCCAACACCATCGCCGTCgctgccgccgccgccaccgcctccaccaccaccacctagcCCTACACCAGTTCAATGTGGAGATATGTCATACTGTTCTTCGGAAGAAACTTGTTGCTGTATATTTGAGCTGGGAAAATACTGCTTACTCTATGGATGCTGTGGCTATCAGAATGCAGTATGCTGCACTGGGACTGCATACTGCTGTCCTCATGACTACCCCATTTGTGATGTAGCAGACAGACTATGTCTGAAG AACAATGGAGATTCCTTGGGTATAGCAGCAAAGAAACTGAAGCTTGCCAAACACAAGTTACCATGGACAGAGTTtgaaagggaaaccaactatcaGCATTTGCCACAAGAAAGTAATGAATTTGAAGCTTCAAGTTGA